Proteins found in one Bacteroidales bacterium genomic segment:
- the atpC gene encoding ATP synthase F1 subunit epsilon: MMLYIKIIHPEGKLFEGEISMAQFPGSMGSFQVLPNHAPLVSSLEAGNIRVRTSQNEEKLFSIKGGFVEVFKNTIIALVTV; this comes from the coding sequence ATGATGTTGTACATTAAAATCATACATCCAGAAGGCAAGTTGTTTGAAGGGGAGATAAGCATGGCTCAATTTCCTGGAAGTATGGGATCATTTCAAGTGCTTCCTAACCATGCTCCTCTGGTTTCTTCTCTCGAAGCTGGTAATATTCGTGTTCGAACCTCCCAAAACGAAGAAAAACTTTTCTCTATCAAAGGAGGTTTTGTTGAGGTTTTCAAAAACACCATTATAGCTCTCGTCACTGTTTGA